From the Plectropomus leopardus isolate mb chromosome 18, YSFRI_Pleo_2.0, whole genome shotgun sequence genome, one window contains:
- the mrps18b gene encoding 28S ribosomal protein S18b, mitochondrial, with translation MAASFQGIAKVLCRLSPSISHPLRHYQSCLQRIPVTSCPAPTFLVPPSHSFCKAASLQSENTADTLIRYNERPWDYLESEEYIERYGTNPVWAGYRRNHKGGIPPQKTRKTCIRGDKICGNPCPICRDSNVIIHYQNVKLLQQFISPHTGMVYDPTRTGVCIKQQKNLTEAINTARDHGLLPFQIPYVEFSGEDYSNSHDAVGSTPPPHSLRSGDTWYKWYSELTPDDSEVAKVKKTYRAYLK, from the exons ATGGCTGCCTCCTTCCAAGGCATCGCTAAGGTTTTATGTCGTCTATCGCCTTCAATTTCACATCCATTACGACACTATCAG TCCTGTCTGCAGAGAATCCCTGTGACATCATGTCCTGCTCCCACTTTCTTGGTACCTCCAAGTCACTCATTCTGTAAAGCAGCATCACTGCAGAGTGAGAATACTGCTGACACTCTCATCCGTTACAACGAGAGACCCTGGGATTATTTGGAGAGTGAAG AGTACATTGAGCGGTATGGAACCAATCCAGTGTGGGCAGGTTACAGGAGGAACCACAAAGGTGGCATCCCCCCACAGAAGACACGCAAGACCTGCATT AGAGGAGACAAGATCTGTGGAAACCCCTGTCCAATTTGTCGGGATTCAAACGTCATCATCCACTATCAG AACGTGAAGTTGTTGCAGCAGTTCATCAGTCCTCACACTGGGATGGTGTATGATCCCACTCGAACAG GTGTGTgtataaaacaacagaagaacCTGACTGAGGCCATCAACACAGCAAGAGATCATG GCTTACTTCCCTTTCAGATTCCGTATGTGGAATTTTCAGGAGAGGACTACTCCAATTCCCATGATGCCGTAGGGTCTACACCACCTCCCCATTCCTTACGCTCAGGTGACACCTGGTATAAATGGTACAGTGAATTAACACCTGATGACAGTGAAGTGGCCAAAGTCAAGAAGACATACAGAGCTTATTTAAAGTGA
- the abcf1 gene encoding ATP-binding cassette sub-family F member 1: MPKKTKEGAEWVDDEVAPAVEKNVKKGKKDKKGKKSFFEELATESKPEKEEEEVPVKDTQAKQPQKKRKDRRKGKGGNADDDDNEDVMLKLKKLSVQASDEEGEPVIAPSKGDKKIKGGNIFAALSQGQSDDDNDDDDDDLDEEDKPAKKSIEKDDKKAKTGKTEQHKKGKAAERSRSEDEDEEEESDSGDMMMSAEDVIAEQAKQPEDDPFANLSKKEKKKKKKQMEYERQVASVRAQNALEGDFSISQAEMSSRQAALENASDIKLERFSISAHGKELFVNADLLIVAGRRYGLVGPNGKGKTTLLKHIANRALSIPPNIDVLLCEQEVVADDTPAVQAVLKADTRRLKLLEEEKQLQALLEKGEDSVAERLEKVYEELRAIGAAAAEAKARRILAGLSFTPEMQNRPTKRFSGGWRMRVSLARALFMEPTLLMLDEPTNHLDLNAVIWLNNYLQGWKKTLLIVSHDQSFLDDVCTDIIHLDNQKLYYYRGNYLTFKKMYVQKQKELQKQYDKQEKKLRDLKAGGKSTKQAEKQTKEALTRKQQKGKKKGGQEEESHEATELLKRPKEYTVKFTFPNPPPLSPPILGLHSVDFGYDSQKILFKNVDFGIDMDSRICIVGPNGVGKSTLLLLLTGKLNPTKGEMRKNHRLKVGFFNQQYADQLNMEETATEYLMRNFNLPYQDSRKCLGRFGLESHAHTIQISKLSGGQKARVVFAELSCRQPDVLVLDEPTNNLDIESIDALSEAINEYKGAVIIVSHDARLITETQCQLWVVEDYTINQIDGDFDDYKREVLESLGETMVNKVNP, encoded by the exons ATGCCCAAGAAAACGAAAGAAGGAGCCGAGTGGGTGGACGATGAAGTGGCTCCGGCAGTTG aaaaaaatgtgaaaaaggggaagaaagataaaaaggggaaaaagagt TTCTTTGAGGAACTCGCCACAGAAAGCAAACCtgaaaaggaagaggaggaggtgccTGTAAAGGACACACAAGCAAAACAG cctcaaaaaaagaggaaagaccGGCGAAAAGGAAAAGGTGGAAATGCAGATGACGACGACAATGAAGACGTTATGCTGAAACTGAAAAAGCTCTCAGTGCAAGCTAGTGACGAAGAAGGCGAGCCAG TCATTGCCCCCAGTAAAGGAGACAAGAAGATTAAG GGTGGAAACATCTTTGCTGCTCTCAGCCAGGGCCAGAGTGATGATGACaacgacgatgatgatgatgatttggATGAAGAAGATAAACCAGCAAAAAAG tcaATAGAAAAGGATGATAAGAAGGCGAAGACGGGGAAGACAGAGCAACACAAG AAAGGAAAAGCTGCTGAGCGATCACGCAGcgaggatgaagatgaggaggaggaaagtgACAGCGGTGACATGATGATG AGTGCTGAGGACGTCATCGCAGAACAGGCCAAGCAGCCGGAAGATGACCCATTTGCTAACCTCAgcaaaaaggagaagaagaagaaaaaaaagcag ATGGAGTATGAGCGTCAGGTGGCCAGTGTTCGTGCTCAGAATGCCTTGGAGGGAGATTTCTCCATTTCCCAGGCTGAAATGTCTTCGAGACAGGCAGCGCTGGAGAACGCCTCTGACATCAAG CTGGAGAGGTTCAGCATATCTGCTCACGGCAAGGAGCTGTTTGTCAACGCTGACCTTCTGATTGTAGCAGGAAGAAGATATGGTTTGGTTGGACCAAATGG caAAGGAAAGACCACATTACTGAAACACATAGCCAACAGAGCTCTCAGTATTCCCCCCAACATcgatgtgctgctgtgtgaacaGG AGGTGGTAGCTGATGACACGCCAGCGGTGCAGGCGGTGCTGAAGGCAGACACCCGCCGCCTGAAGCttctggaggaggagaaacagctaCAGGCGCTACTGGAGAAGGGAGAGGACAGTGTGGCTGAGAGGCTGGAGAAG GTTTATGAAGAGCTGAGGGCGattggagctgcagcagctgaggccAAGGCCAGAAGGATCCTGGCTGGTCTGTCATTTACACCTGAGATGCAGAACAGACCCACCAAGAGGTTCTCTGGAGGCTGGAGAATGAGAGTCTCCCTCGCCAG AGCTCTGTTCATGGAACCTACTCTGCTGATGCTGGACGAGCCCACCAACCACCTGGACCTGAATGCTGTCATCTGGCTCAACAA CTACCTTCAAGGCTGGAAGAAGACTCTCCTAATAGTTTCCCACGACCAGAGTTTCCTTGACGATGTGTGTACAGATATCATCCACTTAGACAACCAGAAACTCTACTATTACAGAGGGAACTACT TGACCTTCAAGAAGATGTACGTGCAGAAGCAGAAAGAACTGCAGAAACAGTACGACAAGCAGGAGAAGAAACTCAGAGACCTAAAGGCTGGTGGCAAGTCCACCAAACAGGCT GAGAAGCAAACTAAGGAGGCTCTGACCAGAAAGCAGCAGAAGGGCAAAAAGAAGGGAggtcaggaggaggagagccaTGAGGCTACTGAGCTGCTGAAGAGGCCTAAAGAGTACACCGTCAAGTTCACCTTCCCCAACCCACCTCCACTCTCACCTCCCATCCTGGGACTACACA GTGTTGACTTTGGCTATGACAGTCAGAAGATTCTCTTCAAAAATGTGGACTTTGGAATCGACATGGACTCCAGGA TTTGCATAGTTGGACCCAATGGTGTTGGGAAGAGTACCCTGTTGCTGCTGCTCACTGGGAAATTAAATCCT ACTAAAGGTGAGATGAGGAAGAACCATCGCTTG AAAGTGGGCTTCTTTAACCAGCAGTATGCTGACCAGTTGAACATGGAAGAAACTGCCACAGAGTACCTGATGAGGAACTTCAACCTTCCCTACCAGGACAGCAGGAAGTGCTTGGGACGTTTTGGCCTGGAGAGCCATGCCCACACCATTCAGATCTCCAAACTGTCGG GTGGTCAGAAGGCCAGAGTAGTGTTTGCTGAGCTGTCCTGTCGTCAGCCTGATGTCCTTGTCTTG GATGAACCCACCAACAATCTGGACATTGAGTCAATCGATGCCTTATCAGAGGCCATTAATGAATATAAAGGAG CTGTGATCATTGTGAGTCACGACGCACGCCTCATCACAGAGACTCAGTGCCAGCTGTGGGTGGTGGAGGACTACACAATTAACCAGATAGACGGAGACTTTGACGATTACAAGCGGGAGGTTCTGGAGTCTCTGGGAGAGACAATGGTCAACAAGGTGAACCCCTGA